The DNA window GCCCTGGGTCAGGTGCAGGATGCGGTCGGCATGGCCCGCCGCGACGACGGAATGCGTGACCAGAATGGCGACGGCGCCAGCGGCCTGGATGCGCTCGAACAGCAGTGCGAGCACCCCGGCGGCGCGTCCGGGGTCAAGGTTGCCTGTCGGCTCGTCGCACAGCACCAGCGCGGGCTCGTGCACCAGCGCGCGGGCGATGGCGACGCGCTGCATCTCGCCGCCCGAGAGATGACGCGGCCAGTCGTCCGCGCGCGGTCCGAGTCCGACCCGTTCGAGCATGACGCGGGCGCGCGCGTCGGCGGTCCGCTCGTCCCGGTCGAGCAGCCAGAGCGGCAGGGCGACGTTCTGGGCCAGGGTCAGGTGCGGCAGCAGATGAAACGCCTGGAACACGAACCCGAAATCCCGTCGGCGCAGCCGCGCGAAGCTGTCCTCGTCGAGCGTCGTCAGATCCGTCTCGCACAGCCGGATGCGGCCGCCGTCGACCGACTCCAGACCCGCGATGCAATTGAGCAGGGTGGACTTGCCGACCCCGGATTCGCCCATGATGGCGACCGACTCGCCCGCCGCCAGGGTCAGCGAGACCTGCTCGAACAGCGGACGGTCGAACGTGGCGTCGAAGCGCTTGGTCAGGTTTTCGATGGTGAGCATTGCGTCTCTCGATCCGGTGATGGCGCCTGCCCCATTCTACCGGCAATTGGCTCGCCCGCGACCGATCAGCCAAAGCGTCGTGGGGCGCTGCCGCTCGACTCCCGGCTTCGGCGGCAATTCTCGGTTTGAACGCCACCGGCTCGACGATTTCCGGGACAAACTCTACCGATTCATTCAACCGGGTTGGCCATCCGGGCGCGGACGCAGCAGCAGCGGGGCGTGCACCCAGAGAAAGAGTCCGAAGGCGAGGATCCAGCAGAGACCGCCGGCCATCAGCCAAGCCTGATAGTTGGCGGGGGCGAACAGAGGCGCGAGACCGCGCAGGACCGCCGCGAGATTGATGAGAACGAAGGCGACCAACGTCAGCGGCGCCGCCTGCATCGGCCGACCGGTGTGCCCCACCGCCACCCGCGACATCATGCCCAGCGTCACCACCCCGATCGCGCCGACCGCCAGGGCATGCAGGGCGCCGCGCGGCGTCAGGGCGACAAAGGCCGGCAATCCATCCAGGACCAGACCGAGCGCGAGCCAGAGCAGACCGACGTAGAGAACCGTCAGCATGGGCGTGGTCCAGATCCGCCGATCATGCCAGCCGAGCAGACGCGCCAGTTGCAGCAGACCCAGCGTGATCGCCAGGCCGCCCGCGAGCCGACTGAATGGCTGGATGAGGTCGACGATCGGCAGTCCGGCCGCCACCACGAAGGTCAGACGTTCCAGGATCGGAAACGCCTGGGGCCGCGCGCCCGCGATGCCGCTCTTGATGAAAAAGGGCATCACCCGCCCCGAGACCAGCAGCAGAATCGCCAGCACCAGATCCAACATCAGACGATGACCGCGCGTCGCGCCTCCGGCGAACAGACCGAGCGCGTCCAGATGCACCATCGCCCCGGCCAGGGTCATGCCCGCGAAGACCGCCAGAAAGACCCGATTGACCGGATTGGGGCCATGCCAGAGCGGGCGCCAGAGCGCCACCGCCAGCGCCGGGAAAAAGGCGAGATCGAGCAGCGCGATCAGCAGCGGCGGCAACCCCAGCCAGGGCGCGAGCCGCCCGACCAGCCAGAGCCCGACCAGCGCGGCGAGTCGGGCACCGGTCGGCGTCGGCATCCCGGTCCAGTTGCGCACGGCGGTCAGCAGAAACCCGGCAATCACCGCCGCGAGATAGCCGAACAGCATCTCGTGAGCATGCCAAGCGGCCCCGGCGAGATAGCTCGGTTGAGGCCAGAGACCGCTCAGGATCGCCAACCAGACGGCAACGGAGAGGATCGCCGACAGGCCAGCGGCCAAAAAGAAGGGACGGAACCCGAGCGCGAGGACGGGGATGGCGGTGAGGGTCATGTGCGTCGGTGCCAGTTGGCGACTAAAGCGAAAGCTTGCGCAGACGTTAGCCGTCGCGACAACCGCCCACCTTGATGCTGGTCAAGCGCTATAGGCGTCCCGGCGCCAGCGGCTAGGCGCTTGCTGGTGACTGAAAGCTGACAGCTGATTCAATGTTCGCCCTTGGTCCGCAGCAGCCCCGCCAGCCGATTGCCCTGCTTCTGCGGCCCGCCGCGCGGAAAGATCTGATGCAGATAGCGGTTGCTGCCGCGTTCGCGACCCCAGACCCGGCGGAAGTGAAGAATCATGTCGCGCACCGTCGCCTGGGTACCCTGTCGGGCAAAGCGGGCGCGCAGATAGCGAATCACCTCCCAATGCTCGGCGTTCAGCGTCAATCCCTCCTGTGCGGCCAGGGCGCGCGCGAAATCTTCCGACCAGTCGGAGGGATCGACCAGATAGCCCTCGCTATCGGTCAGGATCGCGCGCTCGCCGACCCGAACCGCGCGGGTCGTCATGCTGGGATAAGCGTTGCTGCCGCTCGGGAATTCGCCGGGGAGTCCGCGCGAGTCCCGCTCGGACTGGGTGATCGACCAGAGTTCGATCGGGATCTCGCCGTCGAGTCGGCCCTCGAAGCGCTCCACCCCGGAGACCAGAATCTTGCCGCTGGTCGGCGGCAGGTCGAAGCTGGCCAGACCCGCGCGATCGGTCAGCACCGGTGCGGTCTCGGTACCGTCCGCGTCCAGGCGCAGGACGACGGGGGTCCGCTTGAGTGGCTCATGGGTGGCCTTCATGGAAATTCTGACTGCGATCATCGTCTGCTCTCCGACGGTTACGACATCCGGTGGATCGGCGCCGCCAGTCGGCCCGAACCGAATCCACACTGACTGTGATGAGTTAAGCTTAGTGGCGAGCATGACCAAAGAAAAACGAAATGATTGGGTCTTTGGTATCGGAGATTTCGATAGAGTTAGATAGACACGCGATGAGCGCCCAACATGGACATCGACCAGATCAAGACCTTTCTCGCGGTCGCCGCCCACGGCAGTTTCCTGGAGGCCGCCAATCGCGTGCATGTCACGCAATCTACCGTGAGCGCTCGCATCCAGAACCTGGAGCAGGGGCTCGGCGCGCGACTGTTCGTGCG is part of the Thiocystis violascens DSM 198 genome and encodes:
- a CDS encoding ABC transporter ATP-binding protein; the encoded protein is MLTIENLTKRFDATFDRPLFEQVSLTLAAGESVAIMGESGVGKSTLLNCIAGLESVDGGRIRLCETDLTTLDEDSFARLRRRDFGFVFQAFHLLPHLTLAQNVALPLWLLDRDERTADARARVMLERVGLGPRADDWPRHLSGGEMQRVAIARALVHEPALVLCDEPTGNLDPGRAAGVLALLFERIQAAGAVAILVTHSVVAAGHADRILHLTQGGLIAVPVGA
- a CDS encoding NnrS family protein, giving the protein MTLTAIPVLALGFRPFFLAAGLSAILSVAVWLAILSGLWPQPSYLAGAAWHAHEMLFGYLAAVIAGFLLTAVRNWTGMPTPTGARLAALVGLWLVGRLAPWLGLPPLLIALLDLAFFPALAVALWRPLWHGPNPVNRVFLAVFAGMTLAGAMVHLDALGLFAGGATRGHRLMLDLVLAILLLVSGRVMPFFIKSGIAGARPQAFPILERLTFVVAAGLPIVDLIQPFSRLAGGLAITLGLLQLARLLGWHDRRIWTTPMLTVLYVGLLWLALGLVLDGLPAFVALTPRGALHALAVGAIGVVTLGMMSRVAVGHTGRPMQAAPLTLVAFVLINLAAVLRGLAPLFAPANYQAWLMAGGLCWILAFGLFLWVHAPLLLRPRPDGQPG
- a CDS encoding TusE/DsrC/DsvC family sulfur relay protein; translation: MIAVRISMKATHEPLKRTPVVLRLDADGTETAPVLTDRAGLASFDLPPTSGKILVSGVERFEGRLDGEIPIELWSITQSERDSRGLPGEFPSGSNAYPSMTTRAVRVGERAILTDSEGYLVDPSDWSEDFARALAAQEGLTLNAEHWEVIRYLRARFARQGTQATVRDMILHFRRVWGRERGSNRYLHQIFPRGGPQKQGNRLAGLLRTKGEH